In Acidobacteriota bacterium, one DNA window encodes the following:
- a CDS encoding DUF4143 domain-containing protein has product MLCDTGFANHFTKLDTGRIFENSIFQDLRMKGELNYYQRKSGTEIDFILDKKKAYEVKL; this is encoded by the coding sequence ATGTTATGTGACACTGGCTTTGCAAATCATTTTACTAAATTGGACACGGGTAGAATTTTCGAAAACAGTATTTTTCAGGATCTCAGAATGAAGGGCGAACTCAATTACTATCAGAGAAAAAGCGGGACTGAGATTGACTTCATCCTGGATAAGAAAAAGGCATATGAAGTTAAACTATAG
- a CDS encoding bifunctional 2-keto-4-hydroxyglutarate aldolase/2-keto-3-deoxy-6-phosphogluconate aldolase: protein MSKEKVLNTIFQTKVIAVIRMSDSEKLLKVIEAVQAGGVRAIEITMTTPDAIDVIKAMAKNKPQDVVIGAGSVLDSETARIAILSGAEFVVSPVTNYEMIKVCNRYTIPVFPGAFTPTEIVSAWQIGADIVKVFPATSIGPTYFKDIKGPLPHIKIMPTGGVNLDNAKDFIMNGACCVGIGTALLDKKAIETNDWNTLTENAKKLIASLANI, encoded by the coding sequence ATGTCAAAAGAAAAAGTTTTAAATACAATATTTCAAACAAAAGTTATAGCTGTTATTCGAATGTCCGATTCTGAAAAATTGTTGAAAGTGATCGAAGCTGTTCAAGCTGGGGGTGTTAGAGCAATTGAAATTACCATGACCACTCCTGATGCTATTGACGTGATTAAAGCCATGGCAAAAAATAAACCTCAGGATGTTGTCATAGGTGCTGGAAGTGTTCTCGATTCTGAAACTGCACGAATAGCCATTCTCTCAGGTGCCGAATTTGTTGTTTCGCCTGTTACAAATTACGAAATGATTAAAGTTTGCAATCGTTATACTATTCCAGTTTTTCCTGGAGCTTTCACTCCAACAGAGATTGTTTCAGCCTGGCAAATAGGTGCTGACATTGTGAAAGTCTTTCCAGCAACCTCGATCGGACCCACATATTTTAAGGATATAAAAGGACCTTTACCTCACATAAAAATAATGCCCACTGGAGGAGTAAACCTCGATAATGCAAAGGATTTTATTATGAACGGAGCCTGCTGTGTGGGAATCGGAACTGCTCTACTTGACAAAAAAGCAATTGAAACAAATGATTGGAATACCTTAACGGAAAATGCCAAAAAACTCATAGCTTCTCTGGCCAATATTTAA
- a CDS encoding sugar kinase produces the protein MEAIVTFGEILLRLSPPGKEKLFQSPVFHIFFGGAEANVAVSLSNFGHSVRYVTVLPDNEIGESVASELKKFGIDTRFIVKKGNRLGIYFTETGANQRPSKVIYDREHSSMAEAKRGDIDWELVFKDAKWFHTTGITPAISQSAADLTLEAVNAAKSKDITVSIDLNYRAKLWRYGKSAPEVMKNIVKYADIGIANEEDCQKSLGIEEEMDVSGSKLDLSFYERLSKKVIDMYPNLEKIAITLRESHSADHNGWSAVLRNEKECLIGTKYDITDIVDRIGGGDAFSAGLIHGLIKFGNDKEALEFAIAASCLKHSIPGDFNLASEKEVLALMEGETSGRVQR, from the coding sequence ATGGAAGCAATTGTAACTTTTGGAGAAATATTGCTTAGACTATCGCCTCCAGGAAAAGAAAAGCTTTTTCAATCTCCAGTTTTTCATATTTTCTTCGGAGGAGCAGAGGCGAACGTGGCAGTCTCGCTCTCAAACTTCGGGCATAGTGTTCGATATGTCACAGTTCTTCCCGATAACGAGATTGGAGAATCAGTGGCATCAGAGCTTAAAAAATTTGGCATTGATACCAGGTTTATCGTTAAAAAAGGTAATCGGTTGGGCATCTATTTTACAGAAACCGGTGCCAACCAGAGACCTTCAAAGGTTATTTATGACCGGGAACATTCTTCAATGGCTGAGGCTAAAAGAGGGGATATTGATTGGGAACTCGTTTTTAAGGATGCGAAATGGTTTCATACAACTGGGATAACACCTGCCATCAGCCAGTCAGCAGCTGATTTGACCCTTGAAGCTGTTAATGCAGCAAAATCAAAAGATATTACAGTATCGATTGATTTAAACTACAGAGCAAAACTCTGGAGATATGGGAAATCAGCTCCAGAGGTAATGAAAAATATCGTCAAATATGCGGATATAGGGATTGCCAATGAAGAAGATTGCCAGAAATCCCTGGGAATCGAAGAAGAAATGGATGTATCCGGAAGCAAATTGGACTTATCTTTTTATGAGAGGTTGAGCAAAAAAGTTATAGATATGTATCCAAACCTCGAAAAAATAGCTATTACCTTGAGGGAAAGCCACAGCGCTGACCATAACGGATGGTCAGCTGTTTTACGAAATGAAAAGGAATGCTTGATTGGAACCAAATACGACATCACTGATATCGTTGACCGGATCGGCGGAGGAGATGCTTTTTCAGCCGGCCTAATTCATGGGTTAATCAAATTCGGTAACGATAAAGAAGCACTGGAATTCGCCATCGCAGCATCCTGCCTCAAGCATTCGATTCCCGGCGATTTTAATTTGGCTTCCGAAAAAGAAGTCCTCGCTTTGATGGAAGGCGAAACTTCAGGCAGAGTGCAAAGGTAA
- a CDS encoding SMP-30/gluconolactonase/LRE family protein — protein sequence MKKYLYLVTIISIMIGLGGFSANIDQKKLTEEPEPSYREDAPSNVRHPEVDTNVYLYINHWRNSLPHEGHGGLIERDILTPGDPLNPPKKGAVLKYLKAYKRAVLQPRCNTQPTKHDKEQVFFYVMSGTGQVEGGNKKAELEEGTALVIPAGLEYRFFNPNEVPLEMIIVVEEMPNGFKPNIEMSVGSYHNSKPGVGYHWAHIGRGFLYDVNPKFANPMGMAVVSIDKFDIAQPHVHGPGCEEIWLQLKGKSLLFFGNRLLWQEPGEAFLIPPNNRVPHCSINHTDEHMLWLYLGNRHDHLKKSQRTAWEVKNDKIIKERNIKGRIRNDIPESKVVSNLEPGVVISINELPVTEIAPGVKTRIYWGKGILISWMTLEPYSEIPVERLPSERIMVVMKGSVDQLISGTFVTMQALEREEPTGINGGTPKNEFVFLEKGSKNAMKAGKDGAEIVEVYSPVRLDYMKKAGASRLPKKVQTGNFPLKPSVKPNKIYDLHDLQFTELAPGAYSRLISGNGAQLSFIKMNPDSTFDLHIHPEEQLMIVLRGWIDEIIMDKVTRMEKGDILLLPGNMVHGGRIGPFGCDVLDVFWPPRPDYKEKMERRLSAYHAIIPEDSKVELVVDGGKEGPGLNFTEGPSWLNGRLYFSSMYFDKDWNGDPKRSSLVEMDPGGTYHYISHGKMQTNGTKPLDNGNLAVCDMFGHHVIEMTKEGKVVRTLASMYNGRPFDGPNDLVINRKGGIYFTDPQFTPQKEKYQPGRSVYYLTPKGEVIRVIEPDEFAMPNGIALSPDGKTLYVNNTFDDEKWWNVDSNKDNFVWAYDISDDGTLSNARKFAELFLTPEVLDRKGKSSGADGMTVDELGNLYVATYMGLQIFSSKGEFIGIINFPVYPVNICFGDDVMNTIYATCYDKIYKIRTKVKGLIHSSKN from the coding sequence ATGAAAAAATATTTATATTTGGTAACAATAATCAGTATAATGATTGGATTAGGCGGGTTTTCAGCCAATATAGACCAGAAGAAACTAACTGAGGAACCAGAGCCTTCATATCGGGAGGATGCTCCATCAAATGTCCGTCATCCAGAAGTTGACACTAATGTCTATCTTTACATCAATCACTGGAGAAACTCACTCCCCCATGAGGGACATGGTGGTCTGATTGAAAGGGATATCCTTACCCCTGGTGATCCTTTAAATCCTCCTAAAAAAGGTGCAGTTTTGAAGTATCTTAAAGCTTATAAACGAGCGGTTCTCCAGCCCAGATGCAACACTCAGCCCACAAAACACGATAAAGAACAGGTCTTTTTCTATGTGATGAGTGGAACTGGGCAAGTGGAAGGTGGTAATAAGAAAGCTGAACTCGAGGAGGGTACTGCTTTAGTGATTCCTGCTGGACTAGAGTACAGGTTTTTCAATCCAAATGAAGTTCCCCTTGAGATGATTATAGTTGTTGAGGAGATGCCTAACGGGTTCAAGCCAAACATAGAAATGTCTGTTGGAAGTTATCACAACTCAAAGCCAGGAGTTGGATACCACTGGGCTCATATAGGTAGAGGATTTTTATATGATGTAAATCCTAAATTTGCAAACCCTATGGGCATGGCAGTAGTATCAATCGATAAATTCGACATAGCGCAGCCTCATGTTCATGGTCCAGGATGCGAGGAGATCTGGTTGCAGCTTAAGGGAAAGAGCCTTTTATTTTTCGGAAACCGCCTATTGTGGCAGGAGCCAGGAGAAGCATTCCTTATCCCACCAAACAATAGAGTTCCCCACTGCTCAATTAATCATACTGATGAGCACATGCTTTGGCTCTACCTCGGTAACCGCCATGATCACTTGAAAAAATCTCAAAGGACAGCATGGGAAGTTAAAAATGATAAGATTATCAAAGAGCGAAACATCAAAGGTAGAATTCGCAATGACATTCCTGAATCGAAAGTTGTTTCGAACCTTGAGCCAGGTGTTGTGATAAGCATTAATGAACTGCCTGTTACTGAGATCGCACCTGGTGTAAAAACTCGAATATACTGGGGAAAGGGTATTCTTATAAGCTGGATGACATTAGAGCCATACTCAGAGATTCCTGTGGAAAGACTTCCAAGCGAGCGTATCATGGTAGTTATGAAAGGTTCAGTTGACCAGCTTATCAGTGGAACCTTTGTTACAATGCAGGCTCTTGAACGAGAGGAGCCAACTGGCATAAATGGAGGCACTCCTAAAAATGAGTTTGTTTTTCTTGAAAAAGGTTCTAAAAATGCTATGAAAGCAGGAAAAGATGGTGCAGAAATTGTTGAAGTATACTCCCCTGTACGTCTTGATTACATGAAAAAAGCTGGGGCTTCCAGATTACCCAAAAAAGTTCAAACTGGAAATTTTCCATTAAAGCCATCTGTGAAACCGAACAAGATTTATGATTTGCATGATTTGCAATTTACAGAGCTTGCTCCTGGAGCTTACTCCAGGCTTATCTCAGGTAATGGTGCCCAGCTGAGTTTCATCAAGATGAACCCCGATTCAACCTTTGACCTTCATATCCATCCTGAAGAGCAGTTAATGATAGTCCTTCGTGGCTGGATCGATGAGATTATAATGGATAAAGTCACCAGAATGGAAAAAGGAGACATTCTTCTTCTGCCAGGAAATATGGTCCATGGTGGAAGGATTGGGCCTTTTGGTTGTGATGTGCTCGATGTTTTCTGGCCGCCTCGTCCTGATTATAAAGAAAAAATGGAAAGGAGGCTTTCAGCTTATCATGCCATAATTCCTGAAGATTCAAAGGTTGAACTCGTCGTTGATGGTGGAAAAGAAGGTCCTGGGCTTAATTTTACTGAAGGGCCCTCATGGTTAAACGGTAGACTCTATTTTTCAAGCATGTACTTCGATAAGGACTGGAACGGTGATCCCAAAAGGAGTTCCTTGGTTGAGATGGACCCAGGTGGTACCTATCATTATATATCGCACGGCAAGATGCAGACAAATGGAACTAAACCTCTGGACAACGGAAATTTAGCTGTCTGTGATATGTTTGGTCACCACGTGATTGAAATGACAAAAGAAGGGAAGGTCGTGAGAACTTTGGCGAGCATGTATAACGGAAGACCCTTTGATGGACCAAATGACCTTGTAATCAATCGAAAAGGTGGCATTTACTTTACTGATCCTCAGTTCACACCTCAAAAGGAAAAATACCAACCTGGTAGGAGTGTTTATTATCTTACACCGAAAGGTGAAGTTATAAGGGTTATAGAACCTGATGAATTTGCCATGCCGAATGGTATTGCTCTGAGTCCTGATGGAAAGACTCTTTATGTCAACAACACTTTTGATGATGAAAAATGGTGGAATGTTGACAGCAATAAAGATAACTTTGTCTGGGCATATGATATTAGTGATGATGGTACTCTGTCCAATGCTCGAAAATTTGCAGAACTTTTCCTTACACCAGAAGTACTCGATAGAAAAGGAAAAAGCTCAGGCGCCGACGGTATGACTGTGGATGAGCTTGGTAATTTATATGTAGCCACCTATATGGGTCTCCAGATTTTTAGTTCTAAAGGTGAATTTATAGGCATCATTAACTTCCCCGTATACCCTGTCAACATCTGTTTTGGAGATGACGTCATGAACACAATTTATGCAACATGTTATGATAAGATTTACAAGATCCGCACAAAGGTGAAGGGTTTAATACATTCATCTAAGAATTGA
- a CDS encoding DUF362 domain-containing protein — protein MLKSKDILKRRDFLKRIGLSVMGMIALGRESFYHDKKYADTDDRQSKVSQLYKEVTKPARVTLVKGNDRREIVYRSLKLIEDEILKSIGNKRILIKPNLVLADNPLAVTHVDAIRATLDFLKPHYKKQILIGESSVHNTSDCFKNYGYLPLEKEYNVKIVDLNRSSYKYRYVLGKENQPVSIRIISSFLDPNLYIISAAQMKTHNIVLVTLSLKNILLGCPLNDYKKNDKGLMHTGPRAVNDICHFNMFHMAQEVYPDLAVIDGFEAMEGNGPAWGTPFDSRVSIASCDALAADTIATKIMGFDPNRILYLSAMSEAGMGQGDIEKIKVIGTPLEQCLYHFKPHEEMAKLYKL, from the coding sequence ATGTTAAAAAGTAAAGACATTTTAAAACGCCGAGATTTTCTTAAAAGAATTGGTCTGAGCGTAATGGGAATGATTGCTCTTGGAAGAGAATCTTTTTACCATGACAAAAAATATGCTGACACAGATGATCGGCAAAGCAAAGTCAGCCAATTATACAAAGAAGTAACTAAGCCTGCTCGGGTGACTTTGGTTAAAGGTAATGACAGGCGGGAGATCGTGTACCGGTCACTAAAGTTGATTGAAGATGAAATTTTAAAATCAATCGGCAACAAAAGAATTTTGATAAAGCCAAATCTTGTCCTTGCAGATAATCCCCTTGCTGTTACTCATGTAGATGCTATAAGAGCTACTTTAGATTTTCTTAAGCCTCATTATAAAAAACAGATATTAATCGGCGAATCAAGCGTTCATAACACCTCAGATTGTTTTAAGAATTATGGGTATCTTCCTTTGGAAAAAGAATATAATGTGAAGATTGTCGACCTTAATCGGAGTTCCTATAAATATCGATACGTTTTAGGAAAAGAAAATCAACCAGTGTCAATAAGAATTATCTCCTCTTTTTTAGATCCAAATCTTTACATTATTTCAGCTGCTCAAATGAAAACTCACAATATTGTACTCGTTACATTGTCATTAAAAAACATTCTCCTTGGCTGTCCTCTTAATGATTACAAGAAAAATGACAAGGGTTTGATGCATACTGGTCCTCGAGCTGTGAATGATATCTGTCATTTTAACATGTTTCATATGGCTCAGGAAGTGTATCCTGATCTGGCAGTAATAGATGGATTTGAGGCTATGGAGGGTAATGGTCCTGCCTGGGGAACTCCTTTTGACTCCCGCGTTTCAATTGCCAGTTGTGATGCTCTGGCAGCAGACACCATAGCCACAAAAATAATGGGCTTTGATCCCAATAGGATTCTTTATCTTTCAGCAATGTCAGAAGCAGGGATGGGCCAGGGAGATATCGAAAAGATAAAGGTGATTGGCACACCGCTGGAACAGTGCCTTTATCATTTTAAGCCTCATGAAGAAATGGCGAAACTCTATAAATTATAA
- a CDS encoding bile acid:sodium symporter family protein codes for MYLFFLCALVTLMMFLIGCQSELGFPLVALFVSLAFYFMGHKLLKSFAFTIWVLAFVASSMFYPSAFERWFGIELKILIVPLIQIIMFGMGTTLTVKDFERVLIMPWPVFIGIFLQFSVMPIVGYSIASLLSFEPEIAAGIVLVGSVSGGVASNVMTYLASGNVALSVTMTSCSTLMSPVMTPFLMKTLGGKLIPVDFIAMMLSIFNMIIVPIVAGLIANKILQSSNKWANKVESLGLISSGIIFFVIVLIFFRENFLGPLATLKNGIILGFSLIGIIALVKLIINLLLKVPQNWFYEALPIVSMFCICFIIAIITAQSRDTLLTVGMKLLLAVFIHNSVGYFLGYWGAKAAKLDERSCRTVAFEVGMQNGGMATGIAMDVLKSAKAALAPAIFGPWMNISGSVLANWWRRKPI; via the coding sequence TTGTATTTATTTTTTTTGTGCGCTTTGGTCACTCTAATGATGTTTCTCATCGGTTGCCAATCTGAGCTGGGATTCCCCTTAGTTGCACTTTTTGTATCTTTAGCTTTTTATTTTATGGGACACAAGCTTCTTAAAAGTTTTGCTTTTACAATCTGGGTGTTAGCATTTGTTGCCTCTTCTATGTTTTATCCTTCTGCATTCGAAAGATGGTTTGGAATCGAGTTAAAAATTCTTATTGTCCCTCTTATTCAGATTATCATGTTCGGTATGGGTACTACTCTGACCGTGAAAGATTTTGAAAGGGTTCTTATAATGCCTTGGCCTGTTTTCATTGGGATATTTCTTCAATTTTCAGTGATGCCGATTGTGGGTTACAGCATTGCTTCGCTTTTGAGTTTTGAGCCTGAAATAGCCGCTGGTATTGTTTTAGTCGGTTCAGTTTCAGGGGGAGTTGCGTCTAATGTTATGACATATCTTGCAAGTGGCAATGTTGCACTTTCCGTTACAATGACCTCATGTTCGACACTTATGTCTCCAGTTATGACCCCCTTCTTAATGAAGACTCTCGGAGGAAAGCTCATACCAGTGGATTTTATAGCAATGATGCTTTCGATATTCAACATGATTATAGTCCCAATTGTTGCAGGATTGATTGCTAACAAGATACTACAAAGCAGCAATAAATGGGCAAATAAAGTAGAATCGTTAGGCCTTATTTCATCCGGCATCATATTTTTTGTTATAGTGCTAATTTTTTTTCGAGAGAATTTTCTTGGGCCTCTGGCCACCCTCAAGAATGGAATAATCCTTGGATTTTCTCTGATTGGAATAATTGCTTTAGTTAAACTTATTATTAACCTTTTATTAAAAGTTCCGCAAAATTGGTTCTATGAGGCCTTGCCAATAGTTTCGATGTTTTGTATCTGTTTTATCATAGCTATTATCACTGCACAATCCAGAGATACCCTTTTAACCGTGGGAATGAAGCTACTTCTCGCTGTTTTTATTCACAACTCCGTCGGTTATTTCCTCGGATACTGGGGCGCTAAGGCGGCAAAGTTAGATGAAAGGTCATGCCGTACTGTGGCTTTCGAAGTGGGAATGCAGAATGGAGGAATGGCGACAGGTATTGCAATGGATGTGTTGAAGAGCGCAAAGGCAGCGTTAGCTCCTGCGATATTTGGTCCATGGATGAACATTTCTGGATCTGTGCTGGCTAACTGGTGGCGTCGAAAACCTATATAA
- a CDS encoding cold-shock protein: MKLRGKVKWFNNTKGYGFIFTDDGKEVFVHYSAIQGDGFKSLDKGQNVEFELVEGPKGLTAKNVTKA, encoded by the coding sequence GTGAAATTAAGAGGTAAAGTAAAGTGGTTCAACAACACAAAAGGCTATGGGTTTATTTTCACAGATGATGGAAAAGAAGTTTTTGTGCATTATTCAGCAATTCAGGGAGATGGATTTAAATCCCTGGATAAGGGCCAGAATGTAGAATTTGAATTGGTAGAAGGGCCCAAAGGATTAACAGCAAAGAATGTAACAAAGGCTTAA
- the queA gene encoding tRNA preQ1(34) S-adenosylmethionine ribosyltransferase-isomerase QueA, with protein sequence MDVSLFDYYLPKELIVQHPLERRDESRMMVVDKKEKKSFSSFFKKFPEFLRGGDVLVINNTKVIPAKIYGYKNGDNKPLEMLLVREVDDGGWEILVKNSRRLKEGDLINFCYDGLKGLIIGEKNQKKIIRFSERGKKLEEILKEIGFAPLPPYIKKSPLESVNLRSEDLIRYQSIWAKKEGSIATPTASLHFTEGVIEEIRKKGVEILEITLKIGEGTFRPVRTDDVDQHVMEREEAYIDIETGAKIETAKREKRRIVAVGTTVTRALESAYKEGKINTGSFFADIFIRPPYEFKIADCLLTNFHLPKSTLLMLVSAFAGLELIRSAYEQAIREKYRFYSYGDCMFIL encoded by the coding sequence ATGGATGTATCCCTTTTTGACTATTATCTACCTAAAGAGCTAATTGTTCAGCATCCATTGGAAAGAAGGGATGAATCCAGGATGATGGTTGTGGATAAGAAAGAGAAAAAATCCTTCTCAAGTTTTTTTAAGAAATTTCCAGAGTTTTTGAGGGGAGGAGATGTTCTTGTGATAAACAATACAAAGGTGATACCAGCAAAAATTTATGGATATAAAAATGGTGACAACAAGCCTTTAGAAATGCTTTTAGTCAGAGAGGTTGATGATGGTGGTTGGGAAATCCTCGTAAAGAATTCAAGGAGATTGAAAGAAGGAGATTTAATAAATTTTTGTTATGATGGACTTAAAGGATTGATAATAGGGGAAAAAAATCAAAAGAAAATCATCAGATTTTCAGAAAGAGGAAAGAAGTTGGAGGAAATTTTAAAAGAAATTGGATTTGCACCACTTCCTCCATACATAAAAAAAAGCCCATTAGAAAGTGTTAATTTAAGAAGTGAAGATTTAATCAGGTATCAATCGATATGGGCAAAAAAAGAAGGTTCAATTGCAACTCCTACTGCTTCCCTTCATTTTACAGAAGGAGTAATTGAAGAGATAAGAAAAAAAGGTGTGGAAATCTTGGAGATTACCCTGAAGATAGGCGAAGGAACATTCAGACCTGTAAGAACAGATGATGTTGATCAGCATGTAATGGAAAGAGAAGAAGCTTACATAGACATAGAAACAGGAGCAAAAATAGAAACTGCAAAAAGGGAAAAGAGGAGAATAGTAGCTGTTGGAACTACAGTAACAAGAGCCCTTGAGTCTGCTTATAAAGAGGGGAAAATTAACACAGGAAGTTTCTTTGCTGATATTTTCATCAGACCTCCTTATGAGTTCAAGATAGCAGATTGTCTTCTGACAAATTTTCATCTTCCAAAATCTACTCTTTTGATGCTTGTATCAGCATTTGCTGGCCTTGAGCTTATCAGGAGTGCATATGAACAGGCAATAAGAGAAAAATACAGATTTTATAGTTATGGTGATTGTATGTTTATTCTATAG
- the ruvB gene encoding Holliday junction branch migration DNA helicase RuvB — MTRIANPRPTEEDLKFEKTIRPMNFSEFIGQEKVKQNLKVFVEAAIKRRESLDHVLLYGPPGLGKTSLSYIIANEMGRPLKATSGPAIEKPGDLAAILTNLKDGEILFIDEIHRMPSIVEEILYPALEDFNLDLIIGQGPNARTYKLSIPKFTMIGATTRAGLITPALRGRFGIIHHLDFYSPGELKDIVERTAGILNISVDDEGAMEIAMRSRGTPRIANRLLRRVRDFAEIKADGKITASVARDALEMLEVDQMGFDEIDRKILDSIIDKFNGGPVGVGTIAASINEEKDTIEEVYEPFLIQVGFLIRTPRGRMATEKAFKHFGKEIKAHKKLF, encoded by the coding sequence ATGACAAGAATTGCAAATCCGAGACCAACAGAAGAGGATTTAAAGTTTGAGAAAACCATAAGGCCGATGAATTTTTCAGAATTTATCGGTCAGGAAAAAGTCAAGCAAAATCTTAAAGTTTTTGTTGAAGCTGCGATAAAAAGGAGAGAAAGTCTTGATCATGTTCTTCTGTATGGACCTCCAGGTCTTGGAAAAACAAGTCTTTCCTATATAATCGCAAATGAAATGGGAAGGCCATTGAAGGCAACATCAGGCCCTGCTATTGAAAAGCCAGGAGACCTCGCGGCAATCCTCACAAATTTAAAAGATGGAGAGATACTCTTCATAGATGAGATTCATAGGATGCCTTCAATAGTTGAAGAAATACTTTATCCAGCCCTTGAAGATTTTAATCTGGATTTGATAATAGGGCAGGGACCGAACGCAAGGACTTATAAACTTTCCATTCCAAAATTTACGATGATTGGAGCAACAACGAGAGCAGGGTTGATTACCCCAGCTTTAAGGGGAAGGTTTGGAATAATTCACCATCTTGATTTTTATTCTCCAGGGGAGCTTAAAGACATAGTGGAAAGAACTGCGGGAATACTTAACATTAGTGTTGACGATGAGGGAGCGATGGAGATTGCAATGAGGTCAAGAGGAACTCCGAGAATTGCCAACAGGCTGCTCAGAAGGGTGAGAGATTTTGCAGAGATTAAAGCAGATGGGAAAATCACTGCATCGGTTGCCAGAGATGCTCTTGAGATGCTCGAGGTTGACCAGATGGGGTTCGATGAGATAGATAGAAAAATTTTGGACTCAATAATCGATAAGTTCAATGGAGGCCCTGTAGGAGTTGGAACTATTGCTGCTTCAATAAATGAGGAAAAAGACACGATTGAAGAGGTTTATGAGCCGTTTTTGATTCAGGTTGGTTTTTTAATAAGAACTCCGAGGGGAAGGATGGCGACTGAAAAAGCGTTCAAACATTTTGGAAAAGAAATTAAAGCCCATAAAAAATTATTTTAG
- the ruvA gene encoding Holliday junction branch migration protein RuvA: MDVGGVGYRAFIPLSTYFKLDDKGKEIELFVSTYLKDDSINLFGFLTEEERLLFERLIKISGIGPRLALNILSGLDPEEFREVLMKGDTKRISVIPGVGKKTAMRLIVELGDKISKEMIKRGEEDINLKEEVLSSLINLGYKRKDVERYVESVMQGDLKEKNFEIILREALKRIAKI; this comes from the coding sequence GTGGATGTCGGGGGAGTTGGATACAGAGCGTTTATACCTCTTTCGACTTATTTTAAACTCGATGATAAAGGTAAAGAGATTGAATTATTTGTATCTACATATTTAAAAGATGATTCCATAAATTTATTTGGCTTTTTGACAGAAGAGGAAAGATTATTATTTGAGAGGTTGATAAAAATATCAGGGATAGGGCCGAGACTTGCTTTAAACATACTATCAGGTCTTGATCCGGAAGAATTCAGGGAAGTTTTGATGAAGGGAGACACTAAGAGAATTTCTGTTATCCCTGGGGTAGGAAAAAAGACAGCCATGAGATTAATTGTTGAACTTGGAGACAAAATTTCGAAAGAAATGATAAAAAGAGGAGAAGAGGATATAAATTTAAAAGAAGAAGTTTTATCTTCTTTGATAAACCTTGGCTATAAAAGAAAGGATGTTGAAAGATACGTAGAATCTGTTATGCAGGGAGATTTAAAGGAGAAAAATTTTGAGATTATTTTGAGGGAAGCTTTAAAGAGGATTGCAAAAATATGA
- the ruvC gene encoding crossover junction endodeoxyribonuclease RuvC, with protein sequence MRIIGIDPSIKKTGYGIIDEIDGQFSLVKFGVINSKKKNSFPEKLKELKENIESLLDYYSPDELALEEVFFSKNQKTSLALATVKGAIYVAAASKNKPIFEYSSNRIKKAITGWGKAHKSQVKEMIRRMLNINPETLIDDDSSDALAIAICHANSKKFLR encoded by the coding sequence ATGAGGATAATAGGAATCGACCCGAGTATTAAAAAAACAGGTTATGGAATAATCGATGAGATTGATGGTCAATTCAGCTTGGTCAAGTTTGGGGTCATTAATTCAAAAAAAAAGAATTCATTTCCGGAAAAGTTAAAGGAATTAAAGGAAAATATAGAATCGCTTTTAGACTATTATTCTCCAGATGAGTTAGCGCTGGAAGAAGTATTTTTTTCGAAAAACCAGAAAACCTCCCTTGCTTTGGCCACTGTAAAAGGAGCTATTTATGTAGCAGCAGCATCAAAGAATAAGCCTATATTCGAATATTCCTCAAATAGGATTAAAAAAGCGATAACGGGTTGGGGAAAAGCTCATAAAAGCCAGGTCAAGGAAATGATAAGGAGAATGTTAAACATTAACCCGGAAACATTAATTGATGATGATTCCTCAGATGCTCTTGCAATAGCCATATGTCATGCTAATTCAAAAAAATTTTTAAGATGA